TTGGCCGTAATTCCGAAGCCGCCGGCTGCGTTCTCTCCATTCACGATGGTGAAATCCGGCCTCAGTGACTGCCGCAACCGCGGCAGGGTATCGGCGAGCATCTCGCGCCCCGTACGACCGACGATATCGCCGATAAACAACAGTCTCATCGACCTGATTCCAATCAACTAACCATATAAGGACCGAACGCTGATTACGGCTGATCGACCGTCGGAGCGCAGCGGATCGCGAACCGCTCTGTGACGACCCAATCGAGGGGCTCGTCATAGGCGTCCGTCGGCACGCGATCAACCTCCTGGTCGGCATAGGCCAGGCCGATTGCGATCACCGGCCGGCGGCGTCTGAGAGCCTGCAGCGTCCGGTCGTAGAACCCGGCGCCATAGCCCATGCGCCTGCCTTCCCGGTCGAAGGCAAGCATGGGCACCAAAAGGACGTCGGGATCGATTTCAGGATTTTCCCGAAGCGGTGCCGGGACCGAAAACCCGTCAGGCACCAGCGGATCGCCCAGAGACCAGCGCCGGAACACCAGCGGCTGCGCCTCGCCGTCCACCACCGGCAAGGCCGTCGTACACCCGGCCGTCGCCATGGCCGCCAGGGCGGGAAGTGGGTCGATCTCGTCGCGTATGGCAGTATATCCGGCGACAACGGGGCCGTTTCCGCATTCGACGGCCCGGAGCAACTGTCGGGCCATTTCAGACGGCGCGGTCCCGGACGCCGCCGCATGGGCCGCTGCGCGGCGCGCGCGGGCATGACGGCGCAGCGCCGCCTTGGCGTCGATGGACACTGACGTCATGACGTACTCCGCCACCTGCGAGATCCGTTCGGGTGGATCGACCCTGCCGCTGGCTGCGGCCGGTCGATGC
This region of Fodinicurvata sp. EGI_FJ10296 genomic DNA includes:
- a CDS encoding 5-formyltetrahydrofolate cyclo-ligase; this encodes MTSVSIDAKAALRRHARARRAAAHAAASGTAPSEMARQLLRAVECGNGPVVAGYTAIRDEIDPLPALAAMATAGCTTALPVVDGEAQPLVFRRWSLGDPLVPDGFSVPAPLRENPEIDPDVLLVPMLAFDREGRRMGYGAGFYDRTLQALRRRRPVIAIGLAYADQEVDRVPTDAYDEPLDWVVTERFAIRCAPTVDQP